In the genome of Candidatus Binatia bacterium, one region contains:
- a CDS encoding FxLYD domain-containing protein, giving the protein MNQAALRTVGVIVTLLLAGCVPRQPPEPEAVVVPTPKILVEEDIPVVERPELAIADVEEQANPQGASVVVSGTVINRGRGRARNLTVTVQVLDEAGNELLVLPAKTQVSVLEPDSSTTFHVEFQRPPGTARYHVVAQSR; this is encoded by the coding sequence ATGAACCAAGCTGCGTTGCGAACCGTGGGTGTCATCGTGACCCTGCTGCTTGCGGGCTGCGTGCCCCGCCAGCCGCCAGAACCAGAGGCCGTCGTCGTGCCGACGCCAAAGATATTGGTTGAAGAGGATATTCCTGTGGTCGAGCGGCCAGAGCTGGCGATTGCCGATGTCGAAGAGCAGGCAAACCCGCAGGGCGCCTCGGTGGTGGTTTCTGGAACTGTAATCAATCGCGGCCGCGGACGGGCACGGAATCTCACCGTCACGGTGCAGGTGTTGGACGAGGCCGGAAATGAGCTGCTGGTGCTGCCGGCGAAGACACAAGTTTCGGTTTTGGAGCCGGATTCATCGACGACATTTCATGTCGAATTCCAACGCCCACCGGGAACTGCTCGCTACCACGTCGTCGCCCAAAGCCGCTAG